One stretch of Tenacibaculum sp. MAR_2010_89 DNA includes these proteins:
- a CDS encoding transposase — MYKNDKVIRRYSEPFKLKILAELTIGKHTKSELCKLYSIAPTTVNEWIKKYNRKDLMNTRVKVETKDEISRIKALQKEIEQLKKLLLKKDLDAMIEESYLEVAAEDLGYKSIADLKKKLSIKP, encoded by the coding sequence ATGTACAAAAATGACAAAGTAATTAGACGTTACAGCGAACCTTTTAAATTAAAAATTTTAGCCGAACTTACCATCGGAAAACACACAAAGAGCGAACTTTGTAAACTCTATTCCATTGCTCCTACAACAGTAAATGAGTGGATTAAAAAATACAACCGTAAAGACTTAATGAACACCAGAGTAAAAGTGGAAACTAAAGACGAAATATCTAGAATTAAAGCGCTTCAAAAAGAAATAGAACAGCTTAAAAAATTACTACTTAAAAAAGATCTGGATGCTATGATCGAAGAATCCTATCTTGAAGTAGCGGCGGAAGATCTCGGTTACAAATCTATTGCTGATCTAAAAAAAAAGTTAAGTATAAAGCCTTAA
- a CDS encoding IS3 family transposase, producing MKAKEKAKGFASLKTITHCFGHKRDAYYKYKSRADKRLKIEQQIINIVKKRRKSLPREGVRKLVKSLNVDFNKANIKVGRDTLFNVLRKHQMLTLRRRTSARTTNSYHRFYKYNNIIKGLEVTRNNQVWVSDITYIRTVKGFCYLALITDMHSRKIVGYDLSDSLELKGCVRALNKAIYQAKDIKQLIHHSDRGIQYCSNLYTQILKRKKIEISMTQENHCYENAMAERVNGILKDEFYLDQTFDNVSHAKRAAKNAINLYNEIRLHLSLDYKTPNMVYKLSA from the coding sequence ATTAAAGCTAAAGAAAAAGCTAAGGGATTTGCTTCTTTAAAGACTATAACCCATTGTTTTGGACATAAACGTGACGCGTATTATAAATACAAATCTAGAGCTGATAAACGTTTAAAAATAGAACAACAGATTATTAACATCGTTAAAAAAAGACGCAAATCCCTTCCTAGAGAAGGTGTAAGAAAACTTGTGAAATCGTTAAATGTAGATTTTAATAAAGCTAATATTAAAGTTGGTAGAGATACTTTATTTAATGTGCTTAGAAAACATCAAATGTTAACCCTTAGAAGGAGAACAAGTGCTAGAACCACAAACTCTTATCATCGTTTTTATAAATATAACAACATCATAAAAGGCCTGGAAGTTACTAGAAATAACCAAGTTTGGGTATCTGATATCACATACATTAGAACCGTAAAAGGGTTTTGCTATTTGGCTTTAATAACTGATATGCATTCTAGAAAAATAGTAGGTTACGACCTAAGTGATAGTTTAGAATTAAAAGGATGTGTAAGAGCTCTTAATAAGGCTATTTATCAAGCTAAAGACATTAAACAACTCATTCATCACTCGGATAGAGGAATACAGTATTGTAGTAATCTGTACACACAAATACTTAAAAGAAAAAAGATAGAGATTAGTATGACCCAAGAAAATCATTGTTACGAAAACGCAATGGCAGAGCGCGTAAATGGAATTTTAAAAGATGAATTTTATCTCGACCAAACCTTTGATAACGTGAGTCACGCAAAGAGAGCGGCAAAAAATGCAATTAATTTATACAACGAAATAAGATTACACTTATCTTTAGACTATAAAACACCTAATATGGTATATAAATTATCAGCTTAA
- a CDS encoding S8 family serine peptidase, translated as MNTNGAFLTVFFMLSINYTYCQKNKKTSINKSVISKTKHLSNQELQDWYHKDYEKDTIPGISLDKLYESNLLHGRKGKEIVVAVIDTKIDIHHFDLKGQLWVNKDEIPNNGIDDDGNGYIDDINGWNFLGNPNGEYLKYQSSEIVRIIKKYQKKFELKDSTEINKNELPNYRLYLKAKTAYKNEVKGLESSILYFKKSINKFPVATKTIQEITKKEDINISDLEKILKSSKDSTVISHASFLKSAKLKDHTIELYTHYVKWFEEMLNTTFDLNYNERAIMGDNPDDIKNSIYGNNIVYGEVPFNHSIVVSGVIGANRTNNIGAKGFSKNIKIMPIVMVASGDEHDKDIALAIRYAVDNGAKIVNMSWGKKLSLNQKWILEAMKYAESKDVLLVHGAGNNGFNTDHNTYYPNDYLNDLELVDNFIVVGASSYELTKNLRASFSNYGKKTVDVFAPGVKIYTTKEGNEFKFSRGTSLAAPMVSGLAGLLWSYFPNLTANQLKNILMESGSTFHLPVTIIDENDIKKEIPFTELSKSGKIINAYNAFLMASEFQKQSTTKN; from the coding sequence ATGAATACAAACGGAGCATTTTTAACTGTTTTTTTTATGTTGTCAATAAACTACACTTATTGTCAGAAAAATAAAAAAACATCTATAAATAAAAGCGTAATTTCAAAAACAAAACACTTATCCAATCAAGAACTACAAGATTGGTATCATAAAGATTATGAAAAAGATACAATTCCTGGGATTAGTTTAGATAAATTATATGAATCTAATTTATTGCATGGACGTAAAGGAAAAGAGATTGTCGTTGCAGTTATTGATACCAAGATAGATATTCATCATTTTGATTTAAAAGGACAACTTTGGGTAAATAAAGATGAAATTCCTAATAATGGAATAGATGATGATGGCAATGGATATATTGATGATATAAATGGGTGGAACTTTTTAGGAAACCCAAATGGAGAGTATCTGAAATATCAAAGTTCTGAAATCGTACGAATTATTAAAAAATACCAAAAAAAATTTGAATTAAAAGATTCTACTGAAATTAACAAGAACGAGTTACCGAACTATAGGCTATACCTAAAAGCCAAGACTGCTTACAAAAATGAAGTTAAAGGATTGGAATCCTCTATCCTTTATTTTAAAAAATCTATAAATAAATTTCCCGTAGCTACAAAAACTATCCAAGAAATAACAAAAAAAGAAGATATTAATATTAGCGATCTTGAGAAGATACTTAAATCATCGAAAGATTCTACAGTTATTTCACATGCAAGCTTTTTAAAGTCTGCAAAGTTAAAAGATCATACAATAGAATTGTATACACATTATGTAAAGTGGTTTGAAGAAATGCTCAATACTACTTTTGATTTAAACTATAACGAACGAGCTATTATGGGTGATAACCCAGATGACATCAAAAATTCTATCTACGGAAATAATATAGTTTATGGAGAAGTTCCTTTCAATCATTCTATTGTTGTATCAGGAGTTATTGGAGCTAATAGAACGAATAATATTGGAGCAAAGGGATTCTCTAAAAATATTAAAATTATGCCAATTGTTATGGTTGCTTCTGGTGACGAACATGATAAGGATATTGCATTAGCAATTAGATACGCAGTTGATAATGGTGCTAAAATAGTTAATATGAGTTGGGGGAAAAAACTTTCGTTAAATCAAAAATGGATTTTAGAAGCTATGAAATATGCTGAAAGCAAGGATGTACTTTTGGTTCATGGAGCAGGAAATAATGGTTTTAATACAGATCATAACACATACTACCCAAATGATTATTTAAATGATTTAGAGCTAGTTGATAATTTTATTGTTGTTGGAGCAAGCAGTTATGAATTGACCAAAAATCTGAGAGCAAGCTTTTCTAATTATGGAAAAAAGACAGTAGATGTTTTTGCTCCTGGAGTAAAAATTTACACCACAAAAGAAGGCAACGAATTTAAATTTTCAAGAGGAACATCATTAGCGGCTCCAATGGTGTCAGGATTAGCAGGTTTATTATGGTCTTATTTCCCTAATCTTACGGCAAACCAATTGAAAAATATACTTATGGAATCAGGTAGTACTTTTCACCTTCCTGTTACCATAATCGATGAAAATGATATAAAAAAAGAAATCCCCTTTACTGAACTAAGTAAATCAGGTAAAATTATTAATGCGTATAATGCTTTTTTAATGGCGTCTGAGTTTCAAAAACAATCAACAACAAAAAATTAA
- a CDS encoding SHOCT domain-containing protein, with protein MKRGHLFIFAALIGGGYFISKSNNNPLVILVTIIFSSILLIIGSVILIRDNRKKREGKIKQSKMLLNQLENFSATKKIVQPWGVIAIDEENKKIAIKEEIGSLATYSYDDIMRTEILQDGEITYRKSSKVGQIIDGLILADISGAIFGGVLPREGSEVNEVKAVDLKIVIKDVHKPSFNLRFFDAHREKEKRGENFLADSHEIAYEKALSNLKNWKDILEIIIDKSNSEKKHTSNNISSVSDELIKLNDLKEKGILSEEEFVIEKKKVLK; from the coding sequence ATGAAAAGAGGACATTTATTTATATTTGCAGCACTTATCGGTGGTGGTTATTTTATATCAAAATCAAATAACAACCCTTTAGTTATATTAGTAACAATTATTTTTTCATCTATTTTGTTAATTATTGGTTCTGTTATTCTTATTAGAGATAATCGAAAGAAAAGAGAAGGTAAAATAAAACAATCAAAAATGTTATTAAACCAACTCGAAAATTTCTCAGCTACAAAAAAAATAGTTCAACCCTGGGGTGTAATTGCTATAGATGAAGAAAACAAAAAAATAGCTATCAAAGAGGAGATAGGTTCATTAGCTACCTACTCTTACGATGACATAATGAGAACAGAGATATTACAAGATGGAGAAATTACATATCGAAAGTCAAGTAAAGTTGGACAAATAATTGACGGACTTATATTAGCGGATATTTCTGGCGCTATATTTGGAGGTGTTTTACCAAGAGAAGGAAGCGAAGTTAATGAGGTTAAAGCAGTAGATCTTAAAATTGTAATTAAGGATGTGCACAAACCTAGTTTTAATCTTCGTTTTTTTGACGCTCACAGAGAAAAAGAAAAAAGAGGAGAAAACTTTTTGGCCGATAGTCATGAGATAGCTTATGAAAAAGCTTTATCAAACTTAAAAAACTGGAAAGATATTCTTGAAATTATTATTGATAAATCAAATTCGGAAAAAAAGCATACTTCTAACAATATCTCTTCGGTTAGTGACGAATTGATAAAATTAAATGATTTAAAAGAAAAAGGAATATTAAGCGAAGAAGAATTTGTTATAGAGAAAAAGAAAGTTTTAAAGTAA
- a CDS encoding HD family phosphohydrolase: MNKIINKLYKNNAIIYKVLLFLITATAIIYLFPKGGQFKYDFSSGKPWQYDNLYAPFDFAIHKSEKEIEVEKEVLLNEAKKYFVYDEAIKQEVALEFKEQLKKIKPSDSLVIDDVVVIAKRGRSIINLIYQYGFIDSGSIVKYASNSDEIIVLRKGNSIEDVLFSKFIESKEVLPTINSKIQDLSQFKQQLILSVIANVVRPNVSFDEKFTNKGKEEALKNISYTKGKVSKGALIILKGDIVEGKRYNVLKSYQLASQSTIWSKSNYNWIVFGYAVLVSLALLMLLLFLLRYRNDIYNDNNKVTFIFFNVFIMILVQTMVVKTNSDYLYVVPLSILPIVLKAFFDARLGLFTHVLTVLLLGFIVPNSFEFIYLHIIAGIVTILTVSELYKRANLFISIGQITLIYMLTYFAFSIIKEGNADKISVLYFGLFAANGLLSFLAVFFIYFYEKVFGLVSDVTLLELSNTNSKLLRELNEKAPGTFQHSMQVANLAEAAANEIGANSMLVRTGALYHDIGKMVNPMYFTENQSTGVNPHNDLSAKDSARIILDHVIKGIEIAKKNNLPDRIIDFIRTHHGTNVTYYFYKKELENNPNTEVDIKKFQYQGPIPFSKETAILMMCDAAEAASKSLKEPTAQSIDNLIDKIIEKQKNDNQFRNSDITFREIEKIKKIIKNKLMNIYHLRVEYPD; encoded by the coding sequence ATGAATAAAATCATTAACAAATTATATAAAAACAATGCTATTATTTATAAGGTATTATTGTTTTTAATTACAGCTACTGCCATCATATATTTATTTCCTAAAGGAGGGCAGTTTAAATACGATTTTTCTTCAGGTAAACCTTGGCAGTATGATAATTTATATGCTCCGTTTGATTTTGCTATTCATAAAAGTGAAAAGGAAATTGAAGTAGAAAAAGAAGTGTTATTAAATGAGGCAAAAAAGTATTTTGTTTATGATGAAGCTATAAAACAAGAAGTTGCTTTAGAGTTTAAAGAACAGTTAAAAAAAATAAAACCCTCTGACTCTTTAGTAATAGATGATGTGGTTGTAATAGCAAAAAGAGGAAGATCAATTATAAACTTAATTTACCAATACGGATTTATTGACAGTGGAAGCATTGTGAAATACGCCAGTAATAGCGATGAAATTATTGTATTAAGAAAAGGAAATTCTATTGAAGATGTATTGTTTTCTAAATTTATTGAATCGAAAGAAGTATTGCCAACAATTAATAGTAAAATTCAAGATTTAAGCCAATTTAAGCAACAACTAATACTAAGTGTAATTGCGAACGTAGTGCGACCTAATGTTTCATTTGATGAGAAGTTTACAAATAAAGGAAAAGAAGAAGCACTAAAAAATATATCGTATACAAAAGGAAAAGTATCAAAAGGAGCATTGATAATTTTAAAAGGAGATATTGTAGAAGGGAAGAGGTACAATGTGTTAAAATCATATCAGTTAGCATCTCAATCTACAATTTGGTCAAAATCTAATTACAATTGGATTGTTTTTGGATATGCTGTTTTAGTGTCATTAGCCTTGTTAATGCTATTATTGTTTTTGTTGCGATACCGTAATGATATTTACAATGATAATAATAAAGTAACCTTTATTTTTTTCAATGTTTTTATTATGATTTTAGTTCAAACAATGGTTGTAAAAACAAATTCAGATTATTTATACGTTGTTCCATTGAGTATCCTTCCCATTGTATTAAAAGCTTTTTTTGATGCAAGATTGGGCTTATTTACACATGTATTAACCGTTTTGTTATTAGGTTTTATCGTTCCTAATAGTTTTGAGTTTATTTACTTACATATTATAGCAGGGATTGTAACAATTTTAACGGTTTCTGAACTATATAAAAGGGCAAACTTATTTATATCTATAGGGCAAATAACACTTATTTACATGCTCACGTATTTTGCTTTTTCAATTATAAAAGAAGGGAATGCTGATAAAATAAGTGTATTGTATTTCGGATTATTTGCTGCCAACGGATTGTTGTCATTTTTAGCTGTATTCTTTATTTATTTTTACGAGAAGGTTTTTGGGTTAGTTTCTGATGTAACTTTATTAGAGTTATCAAATACCAATTCTAAATTATTAAGAGAGTTAAATGAAAAAGCACCAGGAACATTTCAGCACTCGATGCAGGTGGCTAATTTAGCAGAAGCTGCTGCGAATGAAATAGGAGCGAACTCTATGTTGGTAAGAACAGGGGCTTTGTATCATGATATTGGTAAAATGGTAAATCCAATGTATTTTACTGAAAACCAATCAACAGGAGTGAACCCGCACAATGATTTATCAGCAAAAGATAGTGCTCGCATTATTTTAGATCATGTGATTAAAGGAATAGAGATAGCGAAGAAAAATAACTTACCAGATAGAATAATAGATTTTATCCGTACACATCATGGAACGAATGTAACTTACTATTTTTATAAAAAGGAATTAGAGAACAACCCAAATACTGAGGTTGATATAAAGAAGTTTCAATATCAAGGACCAATCCCTTTTTCAAAAGAAACGGCAATTTTAATGATGTGTGATGCTGCAGAAGCTGCTTCTAAGAGTTTAAAAGAACCCACAGCACAATCTATAGATAATTTAATTGATAAGATCATAGAGAAGCAAAAAAACGATAATCAGTTTAGAAATTCTGATATTACGTTTAGAGAAATAGAAAAAATAAAAAAAATTATTAAGAATAAGTTAATGAATATCTATCACTTACGTGTTGAGTATCCAGATTAG
- a CDS encoding acetyl-CoA C-acyltransferase has protein sequence MKEVVIASVARTPIGSFLGTLSKIPATKLGAVAIKGALDKINLKPELVEEVFMGNVVSAGLGQAPARQAAIFAGIPDTVPCTTVNKVCSSGMKSIMLAAQSIALGDASIIVAGGMENMSMIPHYQHARSGSKFGPIKMEDGMQKDGLVDTHEQVPMGNLADECATKYSFSREDQDAFAIESYTRSAKAWSEGKFSDEIVPVEVPQRRGEPLIFSEDEEYKNVKMEKIPALRAAFTKEGTVTAANASTINDGGAALVLMSAEKAKELGITPLAKVTGYADAAHEPKWFTTAPAKALPKALAKAGISIDDVDYFELNEAFSVVGLANMKILGLSSDKVNVNGGAVSLGHPLGVSGARIIIALTSILKQNNAKIGAAGICNGGGGASAMVIERI, from the coding sequence ATGAAAGAAGTAGTAATCGCATCTGTTGCAAGAACTCCAATAGGAAGCTTTTTAGGAACTTTATCTAAAATACCTGCCACTAAACTAGGGGCTGTAGCTATAAAAGGGGCTTTAGATAAAATTAACTTGAAACCTGAATTGGTTGAAGAGGTTTTTATGGGAAATGTGGTTTCTGCTGGATTGGGTCAAGCTCCTGCTCGTCAAGCTGCAATTTTTGCTGGAATACCTGATACTGTACCTTGTACTACTGTAAACAAAGTATGTTCTTCTGGAATGAAATCTATTATGTTAGCTGCTCAATCAATTGCTTTAGGTGATGCTAGTATCATTGTTGCTGGAGGAATGGAAAACATGAGTATGATACCTCACTACCAACATGCTAGAAGTGGTTCAAAATTTGGACCAATCAAGATGGAAGATGGTATGCAAAAAGATGGTTTAGTTGATACACATGAACAAGTTCCTATGGGAAATCTTGCAGATGAATGTGCTACTAAATATAGTTTTTCAAGAGAGGATCAAGATGCTTTTGCTATAGAATCTTATACTAGATCTGCTAAAGCATGGAGCGAAGGAAAGTTTTCTGATGAAATTGTTCCTGTTGAAGTTCCACAAAGAAGAGGTGAACCTTTAATTTTTTCTGAAGATGAAGAGTATAAAAACGTAAAAATGGAAAAAATTCCTGCATTACGTGCTGCTTTTACAAAAGAAGGAACTGTTACTGCAGCTAATGCTTCAACAATTAATGACGGTGGTGCTGCTTTGGTATTAATGTCTGCTGAAAAAGCAAAAGAATTAGGAATAACTCCTTTAGCAAAAGTAACAGGATATGCAGATGCTGCTCATGAGCCTAAATGGTTTACTACTGCTCCTGCAAAAGCTTTACCAAAGGCCTTAGCAAAAGCTGGAATTTCTATTGATGATGTAGATTATTTTGAATTAAACGAAGCTTTCTCTGTTGTTGGATTAGCAAACATGAAAATCTTAGGATTATCATCTGATAAAGTAAACGTAAATGGTGGTGCTGTTTCTTTAGGACATCCATTAGGTGTTTCTGGAGCAAGAATCATTATAGCATTAACTTCTATTTTAAAACAAAACAATGCAAAAATTGGTGCTGCTGGTATTTGTAATGGTGGTGGTGGTGCTAGTGCAATGGTTATAGAAAGAATTTAA
- a CDS encoding C40 family peptidase, which produces MFGICNLSIVPLRLTASDTSEMVNQVLFGEHFTILEKHKKWSKIKLFFDGYEGFIDNKQYKEIPEESYQFLSDSKQHYAGELIDFITDNKNNLTTIPLGAHLPLFKDKKLQIGERIFTYEGNVCYTKLSKPSIIETAYLFLNTPYLWGGKSPFGIDCSGFTQTVYKLCGHHLLRDAREQATQGEVLSFIEESEPGDLAFFDNNEGHITHVGIIMNDYNIIHAHGKVRIDKLDHSGIYNVDTQQHTHKLRVIKRFI; this is translated from the coding sequence ATGTTTGGAATTTGTAACCTTAGTATTGTTCCTTTACGTTTAACTGCTTCTGATACTTCTGAAATGGTAAACCAAGTTTTATTTGGTGAACATTTTACAATATTAGAAAAGCATAAAAAATGGAGTAAAATAAAACTGTTTTTTGACGGTTATGAAGGCTTCATAGACAACAAACAATACAAAGAAATACCTGAAGAGAGTTATCAGTTTCTTTCTGACAGTAAACAGCATTACGCTGGTGAGTTGATTGATTTTATTACAGATAATAAAAACAACTTAACAACAATACCTTTAGGTGCACATCTTCCATTATTCAAAGATAAAAAGTTACAAATAGGTGAGCGAATTTTCACTTATGAAGGCAACGTTTGTTACACAAAACTATCAAAACCTTCAATTATTGAGACTGCTTATTTATTTTTAAATACTCCTTATTTATGGGGTGGTAAATCTCCTTTTGGAATTGACTGTTCAGGTTTTACTCAAACAGTTTATAAACTTTGCGGACATCATCTTTTACGAGATGCTAGAGAACAAGCTACCCAAGGTGAAGTGTTAAGTTTTATAGAAGAAAGTGAACCTGGTGATTTAGCTTTTTTTGATAATAATGAAGGCCATATTACCCATGTTGGTATTATTATGAATGATTATAATATTATTCATGCCCATGGAAAAGTTCGAATTGATAAATTAGACCATAGCGGTATTTACAATGTAGATACGCAGCAACATACTCATAAACTAAGGGTTATTAAACGATTTATATAA
- a CDS encoding ATP-dependent Clp protease ATP-binding subunit has protein sequence MDDNFSPQVRDVITFSKEEALRLGHDFIGTEHLLLGLIRKGDGKGIEILTTFDVDLDLVRNKLEKLNPSSPSIGNNQKKSLHLTRQAEKAIKTTFLEAKLYQSNAIDTAHLLLCILRNENDPTTKLLQKYDIDYEQAKALYKELHVEDFSSDPIAETPSDDEFSDEKSNPFGQQTPRGKQTKKSKTPVLDNFGRDLTSLAEADKLDPVVGRLKEIERVSQILSRRKKNNPMLIGEPGVGKSAIAEGLALRIVNRKVSRILFDKRIVSLDLASLVAGTKYRGQFEERMKALMNELEKNDDIILFIDEIHTIVGAGGATGSLDASNMLKPALARGEIQCIGATTLDEYRTNIEKDGALERRFQKVIVDPTTVEETIQILHNIKGKYEAHHHVNFTDEAIEACVKLTSRYMTDRYLPDKAIDALDEAGSRIHITNIVVPQQILELEAKLEEIRDRKTKAVSGQKYEEAAKLRDDEKNMETALDSAQNQWEEDSKLHRETVTEDNVAEVVSMMTGIPVNRVAEAESSRLAELPNLIKGKVIGQDEAVTKVVKAIQRNRVGLKDPNKPIGSFIFLGSTGVGKTQLAKVLSKELFDSEDSLIRIDMSEYMEKFAISRLIGAPPGYVGYEEGGQLTEKVRRKPYSVVLLDEIEKAHPDVFNMMLQILDDGFITDSLGRKIDFRNTIIIMTSNIGARKLKDFGGGVGFGTSSKKDQEDAHAKSIIEGALKKSFAPEFLNRIDDVIIFNSLEREDIHKIIDIELDKLLHRISDLGYHLTLSEKAKDYIADKGFDKQYGARPLKRAIQKYIEDALAEEIVSAKLDEGDAIFMDLDEKDKKLVIKIEKGEKSVETRTEFDDE, from the coding sequence ATGGACGATAATTTTTCACCACAAGTTAGAGATGTGATAACTTTCAGTAAAGAAGAAGCACTACGTTTAGGGCACGACTTTATTGGAACAGAACATTTGCTTTTAGGATTAATAAGAAAAGGAGACGGTAAAGGTATTGAAATCTTAACTACATTTGATGTGGATTTAGATTTGGTACGTAATAAGCTAGAAAAACTAAACCCCTCATCTCCTTCAATAGGAAATAATCAAAAAAAGAGCTTACATCTTACTAGACAAGCAGAGAAAGCTATAAAAACTACATTTTTAGAAGCTAAATTATATCAAAGTAATGCAATTGATACGGCTCATTTGTTGTTGTGTATTTTACGCAATGAAAATGATCCAACAACCAAGTTGTTGCAAAAGTATGATATCGATTACGAGCAAGCTAAAGCATTATATAAAGAGCTACATGTTGAAGATTTTTCTTCAGATCCAATAGCTGAAACTCCTTCAGATGATGAGTTTTCTGATGAGAAATCAAATCCTTTTGGGCAGCAAACACCTAGAGGAAAGCAGACGAAAAAATCTAAAACACCAGTTTTAGATAATTTTGGGCGTGATTTAACATCTTTGGCAGAAGCAGATAAGTTAGATCCTGTAGTTGGTCGATTAAAAGAAATTGAGCGTGTTTCACAAATTTTAAGTAGGCGTAAAAAGAACAATCCAATGCTAATTGGTGAACCAGGTGTAGGTAAATCAGCAATTGCTGAAGGATTAGCTTTACGAATTGTTAATAGAAAAGTATCTAGAATTCTATTTGATAAGCGAATTGTTTCACTTGATTTGGCAAGTTTAGTAGCTGGTACAAAATACAGAGGACAATTTGAAGAGCGTATGAAAGCGTTAATGAATGAGTTGGAAAAAAATGATGATATCATTTTATTTATTGACGAAATTCATACAATTGTTGGAGCAGGAGGAGCAACGGGTTCTTTAGATGCATCAAATATGTTAAAGCCAGCATTAGCTAGAGGAGAAATTCAATGTATTGGGGCTACTACTTTAGATGAATATCGTACTAATATAGAAAAAGATGGAGCTTTAGAACGTCGTTTCCAAAAAGTAATTGTTGATCCAACTACTGTAGAAGAAACTATCCAAATTTTACATAACATAAAAGGTAAATATGAAGCGCATCATCATGTGAATTTTACAGATGAAGCTATTGAGGCGTGTGTTAAGTTAACAAGCCGTTATATGACGGATAGATACTTGCCAGACAAAGCTATTGATGCATTAGATGAAGCAGGATCTCGTATTCATATAACAAATATTGTAGTACCACAACAAATTTTAGAATTAGAAGCTAAGTTAGAGGAGATTAGAGATCGTAAAACAAAAGCTGTAAGTGGTCAGAAATATGAAGAAGCTGCTAAGTTGCGTGATGATGAGAAGAATATGGAAACAGCTTTAGATTCAGCTCAAAATCAATGGGAAGAAGACTCTAAATTACATCGTGAAACTGTAACTGAAGATAATGTTGCAGAAGTGGTTTCTATGATGACTGGTATTCCTGTTAATAGAGTAGCCGAAGCAGAAAGTAGTCGATTGGCAGAATTACCAAACTTGATAAAAGGAAAGGTAATAGGTCAAGATGAGGCTGTAACCAAGGTGGTAAAAGCTATTCAGCGTAACAGAGTTGGATTAAAAGATCCAAACAAGCCAATTGGGTCATTTATATTTTTAGGTTCAACTGGGGTAGGTAAAACACAGTTAGCTAAAGTGCTTTCTAAAGAATTATTTGATTCAGAAGATTCTCTTATTAGAATTGATATGAGTGAATACATGGAGAAGTTTGCGATATCTCGTTTAATAGGTGCGCCTCCAGGATATGTTGGATATGAAGAAGGTGGTCAGTTAACTGAAAAAGTTAGAAGAAAACCTTATTCGGTAGTACTTTTAGATGAAATTGAAAAAGCACATCCTGATGTTTTTAATATGATGCTTCAAATTTTAGATGACGGGTTTATTACTGATAGTTTAGGAAGAAAAATTGATTTTAGAAATACCATTATTATTATGACTTCAAATATTGGAGCTCGTAAGTTGAAAGATTTTGGTGGTGGAGTTGGTTTTGGTACTTCTTCTAAGAAAGATCAAGAAGATGCTCATGCTAAAAGTATTATTGAAGGAGCTTTGAAAAAGTCATTTGCACCTGAGTTTTTAAACCGTATTGATGATGTAATAATTTTTAATAGTTTAGAGCGTGAAGATATTCATAAGATTATTGATATCGAGTTGGACAAGTTATTACACCGTATTTCAGATTTAGGGTATCATTTAACATTAAGTGAAAAAGCGAAAGATTATATTGCTGACAAAGGATTTGATAAGCAATATGGAGCTAGACCATTAAAAAGAGCTATTCAAAAATATATTGAAGATGCTTTAGCTGAAGAAATAGTAAGTGCTAAATTAGATGAAGGAGATGCTATTTTTATGGATTTAGATGAGAAAGATAAAAAGCTTGTTATTAAAATTGAAAAAGGAGAAAAGTCTGTGGAAACTAGGACTGAGTTTGACGATGAATAA